AATTTAAAATTGATTTTGTTTTATTCCGATGTTGAAATACATCTTCTTCATTCAATCCATCAGCATTGTAAATAGCGCCTTCATATTCTGCCAATGCAATTACTTTAGCGTCATGTTCGCGGAAAAATTTTGCAGTATGATAACCCACGTTTCCTAAACCCTGTACTACTACTTTCTTTCCTTCAATGCCTAATGGCAATTTGATCTTATCCATTACTTCGGGCATATTGCACACTTCACGGATACCAAAGAAAACACCCAGTCCTGTTGCTTCTTTACGTCCGCGTACACCACCTTGCGATACAGGCTTTCCGGTAACACAACCCAATGCATCAATTTCGCCGGGACGTAGCGATAAATAAGTATCAGCTATCCACGACATTTCTTTTTCGCCTGTTCCATAATCAGGAGCAGGAACATCAATGCCCGGGCCTATAAAATTTTTCTTTATTAATTCTGATGTATAACGACGGGTGATCTTCTCCAATTCATACACACTGTAATTTTTTGGGTTGATCTTGATACCTCCTTTAGCACCACCAAAGGGAACATTTACAATAGCGCATTTGTAGGTCATCAAGCTGGCCAATGCCATTACTTCATCCTGGTTTACAAATTCGCTAAAGCGGATACCTCCTTTACAAGGTGATTTATGCTGGCTATGCTGTACACGATACGCTTCAATTACTTCAATGGTTCCATTATCCCGTTTAATAGGGAAACGCATACGATATACGCTGTTGCAGGCTTTTATTTGTTGAAGAATTCCTTTGTCCCAATTGGTAAGCTGTGCGGCTTTATCAAAACTTTTGTTTACGTCGTCGAGGAAACTATACTCTGGTGCTGGCATAAAAAAGATATTTAGTGAGGCAATCGTTTTTTTATGTGAAACGTGAGACGTGATCAAACATTCAGCGTTGCATTAGTTTTCACGATTGACGTTTCACGGCTGTTCGTTTTTTTCTAGTTTACTTATTTTTCTGTCGATACTTATTACGTATAGGATCAGTCCTACTAAGATAGTAATACAAATTGCCATTACCACGTAAATTTTTCCGCTGCTGCGCATCGTGTCTTCTACCGGTTGTGCTGCCTGTGCATTGGCCATAACGGTTATGAATAAACTACAAACTAATAATAGCAATTGTAAAGATCTGTTACGCATGAATTAAACTTTTATCTCTTAGTAATTGGATTCGTATGCTGAGGGTGCTTATCCAAACGCCCAATAAGGTCCAGCCGATAACAGCAGGCCAAAAAACAAGTCGCATGGTAGCATCGAGGTCGGCGCCGTTTAAGCCGGGGTTACCCTGTACACCTTTACCACCGGGGTGTAAAGATTCTACCATTCTTGGTAAGATCATTATCAAAGGCACATAAATAAAATAAGCAAAGATGTTATACACGGCGCTTACTTTAGCACGCTTGTCAATATCCGTCATGGAGCTGCGCAATACCAGGTAAGCTAAATAAATAAGCAGTGCAATAGCTACGCACATCTGTTTGGGATCATTACTCCAGGGAGCGCCCCAGGTATAGTTTGCCCAGATCATGCCGGTGAATAGGCCTAAAAAACCAAGCAGGATGCCTGTTTGGGCAAATACTGAAGCATAAATATCATGTTTAAGATTAGAACTGTATAGGTACATCATGGAATAAACCAATGAAATACCCAGCAATATCATTTGTGCAAACCACATAGGCACATGAAAGAAAAGGTTGCGGATAGTCTGTCTTAAATTACCAATATCCGGAACATGTATTAAAAAGCCGGCTGTGAATGTGTAGAGTAATAATACTGCAGCTAATATTTTCCACCAAGATTTGTTCATACAATAATAGAATGCAAAATTAGGAACTCATGCATTATTGCAGCAATTAATCTTTCCATAAAAAAGGAAAAAGAATTATCGACAATGCAATTACCATAATGTTCAATGCTGCCAGTAATAATGTTATTTGTGTTACAGCCCCCGCTCTAAAAACCTCGCCAAATGCAGCTTTTGAAAGGCGTATTAATAATAACAGCTGCGGAATGATCAAGGGAAATCCTAAAATTGCCATTAATGCTGCATTTTGCTGTGCTTTGGCGGCTATTGCTGCCAGTAAAGTAAATACCAGGCTTAAGCTAAAGGCGCCCAGGCAAACAATGGCAATAAATTGCCCGGCATCAGCTAATGGATTTTTTAATAAGATGAAAAACAATAATAAGCTTAGTAAGCTCATCAACAGCATTAAAATAATATTGTAAATAAGCTTGGCTATAATGAATTCCTTTGCGCCGGTAATAGAGTAGAAGTATAACATCCTGCCACGGCTTTCCTGTAAAAAGCTTTTAGCTACAGCATTTACACAAACGAATAATTGTATTATCCAGAAAAGCCCGTTCCATACATTGGCTTCGGGTTTACTAACGGATAAGTATAGAACAAAAATGGTAGAAGCAACATATAATAGAATGCCATACAAGGTATGTTTTTGCCTTAGCTCAAGCAACAGGTCTTTTTTTAATAATGCAATCACTCTCTTTGTCATTCCTACTATAAAAGGTATTTTAATTCAGGAATTAAATTTGGAATTAGCTATTTGTGATCTGGAGCTTATTGTATCAGTCTTTCAAATTATAGCAGGTTCTGCACCTTGGTTCATATACATCTTTAGCACCTAATAAAACCTGTTCTTCATTAGCAGTTTTGCGATAGCTGATGTTGGCAATATTCCCGCACTTTACGCAAATAGCATGCACTTTAGTAATGTAGTCGGCAACAGACAATAAGTTAGGAATTTGTCCAAAGGGTTTTCCCTGGAAATCCATGTCCAGTCCTGCTACTATAACCCGAACGCCTTTTAACGCCAGCTGTTCGCAAACTTCTACAATATTATCATCTAAAAATTGCGCTTCATCAACGCCCACCACTTCTACATCGTGTGCCAATAACAAAATTTCTTTTGAATTCTTTACAGGGGTAGAGTGAATAGCATTGGTATCATGACTAACGATCTTCTCTTCATCATAACGTACATCAATAGCCGGTTTAAATATCTCTACTTTTAAGTTGGCGATCTTGGCACGTTTTAATCGGCGTATCAACTCTTCTGTTTTACCGCTGAACATACTTCCGCAGATCACTTCGATCCACCCGCGGCGCCCCGGCTTTAAATTTGGTTCAATAAACATTTACAATATTTTAAATACAGTTTGTAACTTTAAGCGTTATTTACAAAGATTGCGGTTTTGAACCACACATCAAAACCAAATTTATCAGCAACAAATAATTAAGAGGGTATGGAAAGAGTGGAAACACTTTTACAGAAATTACAACAACAATTTACCAATGGTGCCGATGCGGCACAATTGTTATTGACTGTACAAATGTTGCAGCATGAATTATTGCATTTACAACAAGCAGCGGGTCAGGAAGGTTCGGTAACGGTTTCCATGCCTTTAAATATAGTTGAAACAACAGCACCTGTGGCAATTACACCTGCTGCAAAGCCTGCCGAAGAAGAAAAGATCATCCAGGTATTACAGGTAGATGAAGCAGAGATCGAAGCTGAACTGGAGGAAATTAAACGTAATGCTGCTGCTAAGCAAAAGATCGGTTCGCAGAGCCGTCCGCAATTATTGTTTGAAGGAAATGATGACGATATTCCAACCCTGGCACAACATATTCCTGCTCCACAACCCGCTACTGCCATCGAAAAAAAAGAAGTTAACGAGCAAAATATCAGTACAGAATCATTGAACGATAAACTTAAGATCAATAAAATCGAGCTAAGCGAAAAGTTTAATGAGTCCGGTATCAAAGACCTCAAGAAAGCCATTGGAATAAATGATCGTTTTTTATTTATCAATGAACTGTTCAGGGGTGATGAGGCAATGTACGAGCGCAGTATTAAAACCATCAATAGCTTTTCTATTCTGGCTGAAGCCGAATATTGGATTCGCCGGGAGTTAAAAACAAAATTGGGTTGGATAGAAAGCGATACAGTAAAACAGTTTGATCAGCTTATCAAAAGACGCTTTACATAAGCCCATTCCGTTGATTACCCCTATCAACGCAAATTGCTCCGCATTATTTGTGATTAAAATTCCCGAAAGTCTACAGGAAAATTTCAAATTCCCAATATCGATTTACATCTTTTTGAATATGTCATATATTACTTTTTCAATCATTATCTTTGCGCCTGCCGGATAAAAAGCAGACATAATAAATTGTACGATATATGAGGCCATTGCAGATGGTGGACACAAAAACGCAGTATCAAAAAATTAAGCAGGAAGTAGATGCTGCTGTAATTGGAGTTTTGGAAAGCTCGCAATTTATTGGTGGTAAAGTGGTAAATGACTTTGCAGATAATTTAGCGAAATACAATGAAGTTAAACATGTAATTCCATGTGCCAACGGAACAGATGCTTTGCAAATTTCCATGATGGCATTGGAGCTACAGCCCGGCGATGAGGTGATTACTCCCTCTTTTACTTACATTGCTACTGTAGAAGCAGCAGCCCTCTTAAAATTAAAGCCTGTTTTTGTTGAAGTAGATAAAGAAACTTTTTGCATTGATCCTGCAGCATTAGAAAAAGCCATCACTCCCAAAACAAAAGCCATCATTCCGG
The Ferruginibacter albus DNA segment above includes these coding regions:
- a CDS encoding heme exporter protein CcmB, whose product is MTKRVIALLKKDLLLELRQKHTLYGILLYVASTIFVLYLSVSKPEANVWNGLFWIIQLFVCVNAVAKSFLQESRGRMLYFYSITGAKEFIIAKLIYNIILMLLMSLLSLLLFFILLKNPLADAGQFIAIVCLGAFSLSLVFTLLAAIAAKAQQNAALMAILGFPLIIPQLLLLIRLSKAAFGEVFRAGAVTQITLLLAALNIMVIALSIILFPFLWKD
- a CDS encoding thymidine kinase; amino-acid sequence: MFIEPNLKPGRRGWIEVICGSMFSGKTEELIRRLKRAKIANLKVEIFKPAIDVRYDEEKIVSHDTNAIHSTPVKNSKEILLLAHDVEVVGVDEAQFLDDNIVEVCEQLALKGVRVIVAGLDMDFQGKPFGQIPNLLSVADYITKVHAICVKCGNIANISYRKTANEEQVLLGAKDVYEPRCRTCYNLKD
- a CDS encoding Glu/Leu/Phe/Val family dehydrogenase; its protein translation is MPAPEYSFLDDVNKSFDKAAQLTNWDKGILQQIKACNSVYRMRFPIKRDNGTIEVIEAYRVQHSQHKSPCKGGIRFSEFVNQDEVMALASLMTYKCAIVNVPFGGAKGGIKINPKNYSVYELEKITRRYTSELIKKNFIGPGIDVPAPDYGTGEKEMSWIADTYLSLRPGEIDALGCVTGKPVSQGGVRGRKEATGLGVFFGIREVCNMPEVMDKIKLPLGIEGKKVVVQGLGNVGYHTAKFFREHDAKVIALAEYEGAIYNADGLNEEDVFQHRNKTKSILNFPGATNITNTADALELECDILIPAALENVINAENAPRIKAKIVGEAANGPCTPDADEIFAKKGIVCVPDMYLNAGGVTVSYFEWLKNLSHVRYGRLEKRFTENLNAHILSQIEELSGKKVSELERNFIHHGPEEVDLVHSGLEETMITSTREIIDVWHSNPAITDMRTAAFVSAINKVATTYVELGIFP
- a CDS encoding CcmD family protein, whose amino-acid sequence is MRNRSLQLLLLVCSLFITVMANAQAAQPVEDTMRSSGKIYVVMAICITILVGLILYVISIDRKISKLEKNEQP
- the ccsA gene encoding cytochrome c biogenesis protein CcsA, which translates into the protein MNKSWWKILAAVLLLYTFTAGFLIHVPDIGNLRQTIRNLFFHVPMWFAQMILLGISLVYSMMYLYSSNLKHDIYASVFAQTGILLGFLGLFTGMIWANYTWGAPWSNDPKQMCVAIALLIYLAYLVLRSSMTDIDKRAKVSAVYNIFAYFIYVPLIMILPRMVESLHPGGKGVQGNPGLNGADLDATMRLVFWPAVIGWTLLGVWISTLSIRIQLLRDKSLIHA